In Paenibacillus sp. FSL R7-0345, a single window of DNA contains:
- a CDS encoding ABC transporter permease: MNGLNEMPDSRGQWLQQKHLDYKKQKRRWSSRVMAVRASLLVLFFFLWEAGVRLGWIDELLFSYPTKVLRQIWNDMASGSLWPHLGMTVGETAVGFVLGTLLGTLLAVIIWWSPFLSAVLDPYMVVFNSMPKVALGPIFIVMFGAGFTAIVITTLSITVIITTLVVYNSFCSVDANLVKVVRSFGASRVQEFNKVILPASFPAIVSTLKVNVGMSWVGVIVGEFLVAKSGLGYLIIYGFQVFNFTLVMSSLLIIAAVATAMYQLVVYVEKLLLSRL, encoded by the coding sequence ATGAACGGGCTTAACGAAATGCCGGACTCCCGCGGGCAGTGGCTGCAGCAGAAGCACCTGGACTATAAAAAGCAAAAACGCCGCTGGAGCAGCCGGGTTATGGCCGTAAGGGCCAGTCTGCTTGTGTTGTTCTTCTTTCTGTGGGAAGCCGGGGTAAGGCTGGGCTGGATCGATGAGCTGCTGTTCAGCTATCCGACCAAGGTGCTGCGGCAAATCTGGAACGATATGGCCAGCGGCAGCCTGTGGCCGCATCTGGGAATGACGGTCGGCGAGACAGCGGTCGGCTTTGTGCTCGGTACGCTGCTTGGTACGCTGCTGGCCGTTATCATCTGGTGGTCGCCTTTTTTATCAGCCGTACTTGATCCGTATATGGTTGTGTTCAACAGTATGCCGAAGGTTGCGCTCGGGCCGATCTTTATTGTCATGTTCGGGGCCGGCTTTACAGCCATTGTCATCACTACTTTATCCATAACCGTAATTATCACTACATTAGTTGTCTATAACAGCTTCTGCAGCGTTGATGCCAACCTGGTCAAGGTGGTGCGCTCCTTCGGGGCGTCGCGGGTCCAGGAGTTTAACAAGGTCATTCTGCCGGCCTCTTTTCCGGCAATTGTCTCTACGCTGAAGGTAAACGTCGGGATGTCGTGGGTCGGGGTGATTGTCGGTGAATTTCTCGTGGCCAAATCGGGGCTCGGCTATCTGATCATTTACGGTTTTCAGGTGTTCAACTTTACGCTGGTAATGTCCAGTCTGCTTATTATAGCTGCTGTGGCTACTGCGATGTATCAGCTGGTCGTTTACGTAGAGAAGCTGCTATTGTCGCGGCTGTGA
- a CDS encoding ABC transporter ATP-binding protein, with product MQPVVQLKGVTHAYLGDQEASLAIEDLSLEVEQGEFVSLVGPSGCGKTTLLSIIAGLLKPSLGEVSVSGRLIEGPSPEVGYMLQQDYLFPWRTILDNALLGLELTGNLTAEARQKTVDLLADMGLAGKEKAYPAQLSGGMRQRVALVRTLATNPGLLLLDEPFSALDYQIKLQLEDLVSETLRRRGTTAVLVTHDLSEAIAVSSRVILLQPNPGRIRKIFEVPEEIRSTPPLYARDLPGFAELFHELWKEMELAGREGQ from the coding sequence ATGCAACCAGTTGTGCAATTGAAGGGTGTGACGCACGCCTATCTGGGCGACCAAGAGGCTTCTCTTGCTATTGAGGACTTGAGCCTGGAGGTGGAGCAGGGCGAATTTGTCAGCCTGGTCGGACCAAGCGGCTGCGGCAAAACCACGCTGCTCTCGATCATTGCCGGGCTGCTGAAGCCTTCGCTGGGCGAGGTATCGGTCAGCGGCCGGCTGATTGAGGGGCCTTCTCCTGAAGTGGGTTATATGCTCCAGCAGGATTATCTCTTTCCCTGGCGGACCATCCTTGACAATGCGCTGCTGGGACTGGAGCTGACCGGGAATCTGACGGCAGAAGCCCGGCAGAAAACAGTGGACCTGCTGGCAGATATGGGCCTGGCCGGCAAAGAAAAGGCTTATCCGGCCCAGTTGTCCGGCGGTATGCGCCAGCGGGTCGCCCTTGTGCGCACGCTCGCAACCAATCCGGGTCTGCTGCTGCTGGATGAGCCGTTCTCTGCATTGGATTATCAGATCAAGCTGCAATTGGAGGACCTGGTCTCGGAGACGCTGCGCCGGCGCGGGACTACGGCGGTTCTGGTGACCCATGATCTGTCTGAAGCGATTGCTGTCAGCAGCAGAGTTATTCTGCTGCAGCCTAATCCCGGGCGGATCCGCAAGATTTTTGAGGTGCCGGAGGAGATCCGCAGCACGCCCCCGCTGTATGCACGGGACTTGCCGGGCTTTGCAGAGCTTTTTCATGAATTATGGAAGGAAATGGAGCTGGCAGGGAGGGAAGGTCAGTGA
- a CDS encoding alpha-amylase family glycosyl hydrolase, giving the protein MKHEFTRLPGRRIFHSLVLTGLAAALLAGCSNDGDDAARNNGDASAVPAVQASPSPDTGTAPPESPQPADASGKAVADEQPSTVYYEVFVRSFYDSDGDGIGDLRGLTEKLDYLNDGDPATTDDLGVGGIWLMPVNPSPSYHGYDVTDYRSINPDYGTLEDMQELIREAHKRGIKVIMDLVVNHTSKEHPWFLEAAKDRNSKYRDYYVWAEDQNRPVSGSSAAGSGSPWHSVLGSHYLGIFWDGMPDLNFDNPEVRKEMKDTGTFWLEQGIDGFRLDAAKHIYEDLVTDKSTETTARNVAWWQEFRQAMNVVNPQAYIVGEVWENSAVSVGAYLDQAFDSGFNFGLAETLVNAAKTEKDSGAAFTLERTYKLYSQISGGSFTDAVFLTNHDQNRVMSQLEGNRDHARMAAAMLLTLPGNPFIYYGEEIGMLGRKPDEGIREPMQWSADGSSNGQTTWEAAANNEGNAGGDVESQSGSTGSLLDWYRQLIAIRNQVPALRNGDIRDFASGNDGVMAFERVTADQQVLVMLNLTGSSQAVTLKQGTNEHIYTNILKAVPEEAALSGSKLTLPPYSAVILD; this is encoded by the coding sequence ATGAAACATGAGTTTACCCGGCTTCCGGGACGCCGTATCTTCCATTCCCTGGTCTTGACCGGACTAGCTGCAGCACTGCTGGCAGGCTGCTCGAATGACGGTGACGATGCAGCCCGCAATAACGGGGACGCTTCTGCTGTCCCTGCAGTGCAGGCTTCTCCCTCTCCGGACACAGGCACAGCACCGCCGGAATCACCGCAGCCGGCTGATGCTTCCGGGAAGGCTGTCGCCGATGAGCAGCCGTCCACTGTTTATTATGAGGTATTCGTCCGTTCCTTTTATGATTCGGACGGCGACGGCATCGGTGATCTGCGCGGGCTGACTGAGAAGCTGGATTATCTCAACGACGGGGATCCTGCGACGACCGATGATTTGGGGGTTGGAGGAATCTGGCTCATGCCCGTTAATCCTTCCCCCAGCTATCATGGATATGATGTCACCGATTACCGCAGCATTAACCCCGATTACGGAACACTAGAGGATATGCAGGAGCTGATCAGGGAAGCGCACAAGCGGGGAATCAAGGTCATTATGGATCTTGTGGTCAATCATACGTCCAAGGAGCATCCGTGGTTTTTGGAAGCCGCCAAAGACCGGAACAGCAAATACCGTGACTACTATGTCTGGGCAGAAGACCAGAACCGTCCTGTCAGCGGCAGCAGTGCAGCCGGCAGCGGAAGCCCGTGGCATTCCGTGCTGGGCAGCCATTACCTGGGTATTTTCTGGGACGGAATGCCGGATCTAAATTTCGATAATCCTGAGGTCCGCAAAGAGATGAAGGATACCGGAACGTTCTGGCTGGAGCAGGGGATCGACGGCTTCCGGCTGGATGCGGCCAAGCATATTTATGAGGATCTTGTAACGGATAAAAGCACGGAAACGACCGCCAGGAATGTAGCCTGGTGGCAGGAATTCCGCCAGGCTATGAACGTGGTCAACCCGCAGGCCTATATTGTCGGCGAGGTTTGGGAGAATTCTGCCGTATCCGTTGGCGCTTACCTCGATCAGGCCTTTGATTCCGGCTTTAACTTCGGGCTGGCCGAGACGCTGGTAAATGCCGCCAAGACGGAAAAGGACAGCGGAGCTGCGTTCACGCTGGAACGGACCTACAAGCTGTACTCACAGATTTCCGGCGGCAGCTTTACCGATGCCGTCTTTCTGACCAATCATGACCAGAACAGGGTCATGAGCCAGCTTGAGGGCAACCGGGATCACGCCAGAATGGCTGCCGCCATGCTGCTTACCCTGCCCGGCAATCCATTCATTTATTACGGGGAGGAGATCGGCATGCTGGGCCGCAAGCCGGATGAAGGCATCCGGGAGCCTATGCAGTGGTCAGCGGACGGAAGCAGCAATGGTCAGACAACCTGGGAAGCGGCTGCTAATAATGAGGGGAATGCCGGTGGAGATGTGGAGAGCCAGTCCGGCAGCACCGGCTCGCTGCTGGACTGGTACAGGCAGCTTATTGCCATCCGCAATCAGGTCCCCGCACTCCGGAATGGGGATATCCGGGACTTCGCTTCCGGAAATGACGGAGTAATGGCATTTGAACGTGTAACGGCAGATCAGCAGGTGCTTGTCATGCTTAATCTGACAGGCAGCAGCCAAGCGGTTACACTGAAGCAGGGAACAAATGAACATATTTATACAAACATACTCAAAGCGGTTCCAGAGGAAGCCGCGCTTAGCGGAAGTAAGCTTACCCTCCCGCCATACTCAGCTGTTATTCTGGATTAA
- a CDS encoding outer spore coat protein CotE, producing the protein MSLSHKRQTREIITKAICGKGRKFSTATHTVTPPHHPTSILGAWIINHQYEAVAAGNGIEVIGTYDVNIWYSYDKNKQTEVAKETVSYVELIPLSYLDPRHRASTVEVSAEATQEPNCVEAGVSPGGGSVTLRVEREFEAELVAETKVRVYVSDQADDLEDKDYDFEGESFDYDDLDPDALDDEL; encoded by the coding sequence ATGTCATTAAGCCATAAACGTCAAACAAGGGAGATCATTACGAAGGCAATTTGCGGCAAAGGTCGTAAGTTCTCTACCGCAACCCATACCGTGACTCCGCCACATCATCCGACTAGTATCCTGGGGGCATGGATCATTAACCACCAGTACGAAGCGGTTGCAGCCGGAAACGGAATTGAAGTAATCGGTACTTACGATGTGAACATCTGGTACTCGTATGACAAAAACAAGCAGACAGAGGTAGCTAAAGAAACTGTCTCCTATGTTGAGCTTATTCCGCTGTCATACCTGGACCCGAGACACCGCGCTTCCACGGTTGAAGTCTCTGCGGAGGCAACGCAGGAACCAAACTGTGTAGAAGCGGGTGTATCGCCGGGCGGCGGCAGTGTGACGCTCCGTGTGGAACGCGAGTTTGAGGCGGAACTGGTGGCTGAGACCAAGGTCCGCGTGTATGTCAGTGATCAGGCCGACGATCTGGAAGACAAGGATTATGATTTCGAAGGCGAAAGCTTCGACTATGATGATCTGGACCCTGACGCCCTGGATGATGAGCTGTAA
- a CDS encoding aromatic acid exporter family protein yields MGFRVIKTAAATLLSILLAAAVGIPNAQSAGLLAILGVETTRKRSLRTIIARFSASLVGLFMGCILFALLGFHYWVLGLYVLFGFPLIVRSGFKEGIVTSSVIVFRVFGQAELSAHVLLQQIELLVIGLGSAGLVNLIYMPQTAGVISGIRKEVDSCFSVIFKQMATTLRDPAYVWDGKELIGANAAIQRGLTAATRELENHVIHPDEAWNVYFYMRKEQLESIQNMLQLLSQVYRQLPHGDMVAELFDQLSGDVLAQEYTGRTERLLAGVEQEFQQMELPSTREEFEVRSAILQVCRELALYLKIAKQHKVPVEVKPVKRLPGSRDN; encoded by the coding sequence ATGGGATTTAGGGTTATCAAAACAGCGGCTGCCACGCTGCTGTCTATACTGCTGGCAGCCGCTGTGGGTATTCCGAATGCGCAAAGCGCCGGCCTGCTGGCTATTCTCGGGGTGGAAACAACGCGGAAAAGAAGTCTGCGCACGATTATTGCCCGTTTTTCCGCCTCGCTGGTAGGGCTGTTTATGGGCTGCATCTTATTCGCACTCCTGGGCTTTCACTACTGGGTGCTCGGGCTGTATGTGCTGTTCGGCTTTCCGCTGATCGTCAGATCGGGCTTCAAGGAAGGAATTGTCACAAGCTCCGTCATTGTGTTCCGCGTGTTCGGACAAGCTGAGCTCTCAGCCCATGTCCTGCTGCAGCAGATCGAGCTGCTGGTGATCGGACTGGGCTCGGCCGGGCTGGTTAACCTGATCTACATGCCGCAGACTGCCGGGGTAATCTCAGGAATCCGCAAGGAAGTGGATAGCTGTTTTTCGGTTATTTTTAAACAGATGGCAACGACACTGCGTGATCCTGCTTATGTATGGGACGGCAAGGAGCTGATCGGGGCGAACGCTGCAATTCAGCGCGGGCTTACGGCAGCAACCAGAGAGCTGGAGAATCATGTGATCCATCCGGACGAGGCCTGGAATGTCTATTTTTATATGCGCAAGGAACAGCTGGAATCGATCCAGAATATGCTGCAGCTGCTCTCCCAGGTCTACCGGCAGCTTCCGCACGGCGATATGGTGGCCGAGCTGTTCGACCAGCTTAGCGGTGATGTACTGGCCCAGGAATACACCGGGCGTACGGAACGGCTGCTGGCCGGCGTCGAACAGGAGTTTCAGCAGATGGAGCTTCCTTCGACACGCGAAGAATTCGAGGTCCGTTCAGCCATCCTCCAGGTGTGCCGTGAACTGGCGCTGTACCTGAAAATTGCCAAGCAGCATAAGGTACCGGTCGAGGTAAAGCCGGTCAAACGCCTGCCGGGGAGCCGGGATAACTGA
- a CDS encoding FMN-dependent NADH-azoreductase, whose translation MSNVLFIKANNRPAEQAVSVQLYNAFLASYKESHPEDQVTELDLFAEELPYYDNTLITGIYKAAQGFEATPEEAAGAALVKKYLDQFVAADKVVFGFPLWNMTVPAVLHTYIDYVNQAGTAFKYTAEGPVGLLTGKKAAVLNARGGIYSSGPAANAEMAVNFIVNNLSFWGFQDITQVIIEGHNQNPQESANIIAKGLEEAKSAAASF comes from the coding sequence ATGTCTAATGTACTTTTCATCAAAGCAAACAACCGCCCTGCGGAACAGGCTGTAAGTGTTCAACTTTATAATGCATTCCTTGCAAGCTACAAAGAATCCCACCCGGAAGATCAGGTTACTGAACTGGACCTGTTCGCTGAAGAGCTTCCTTACTACGACAACACCCTGATCACTGGTATCTATAAAGCTGCACAGGGCTTTGAAGCAACTCCTGAAGAAGCTGCAGGCGCAGCACTTGTTAAGAAATATCTGGACCAGTTCGTTGCAGCTGACAAAGTCGTGTTCGGCTTCCCGCTCTGGAATATGACTGTTCCTGCTGTTCTGCACACTTACATTGACTACGTGAATCAGGCTGGTACTGCTTTCAAATACACAGCTGAAGGTCCAGTAGGCCTGCTTACCGGCAAGAAAGCTGCTGTCCTGAACGCAAGAGGCGGCATCTACTCTTCCGGCCCTGCAGCAAACGCAGAAATGGCTGTTAACTTCATCGTGAACAACCTGAGCTTCTGGGGCTTCCAGGATATTACCCAGGTTATCATCGAAGGCCACAACCAGAACCCGCAAGAGTCTGCTAACATCATTGCAAAAGGTCTGGAAGAAGCTAAATCCGCTGCTGCATCATTCTAA
- a CDS encoding ABC transporter substrate-binding protein produces MTIKKKLSLLLLLPVLCFSMLAGCGTDEAGVKVKIGEVTRSVFYAPEYVALSQGFFKDEGLDVELQTIPGGDKTMTALLSGAIDVALVGSETSIYVAQQGADDPVINFAQLTQRDGTFLFARKAEGKFSWDQLKGSTFLGQRAGGMPQMAGAFTLHNKGIDAGKDLTLIQNIDFANIAGAFASGTGDYVQLFEPQASIFEKEGRGAVVASFGLESGYLPYTVFMSKQSYISKNGDTVQKFTNAVQRAQLWVNEHSAEEIADAVMPYFENTDLGIVVSAIKRYKEQDTYAVNPIIEETEWNNLLDVIENAGELQERIPPAKIVDNSFAEQAEANITTSSGK; encoded by the coding sequence ATGACAATCAAGAAAAAGCTGTCTTTACTGCTGTTGCTCCCCGTCTTGTGTTTCTCCATGCTGGCAGGCTGCGGCACAGATGAGGCGGGAGTGAAGGTGAAGATCGGCGAAGTAACCCGTTCTGTCTTTTACGCGCCTGAGTATGTGGCATTGTCGCAGGGCTTTTTCAAGGATGAGGGGCTGGATGTGGAGCTGCAGACCATTCCCGGCGGGGATAAGACAATGACGGCTTTGCTGTCAGGAGCGATAGATGTGGCGCTTGTCGGATCAGAGACTTCCATTTATGTAGCCCAGCAGGGCGCAGATGATCCTGTTATTAATTTTGCCCAGCTTACCCAGCGGGATGGTACTTTCCTGTTCGCCCGCAAGGCAGAAGGTAAATTCAGCTGGGATCAGCTGAAAGGATCGACATTCCTGGGACAAAGAGCCGGCGGCATGCCGCAGATGGCCGGTGCTTTTACACTGCATAACAAAGGAATTGATGCCGGGAAGGATCTCACGCTGATTCAAAATATTGATTTTGCCAATATTGCCGGGGCATTTGCGTCCGGTACCGGAGATTACGTGCAGCTGTTCGAGCCGCAGGCTTCGATCTTTGAAAAGGAAGGACGCGGGGCAGTCGTAGCTTCATTTGGTCTGGAGAGCGGCTATCTGCCTTACACCGTCTTCATGTCCAAGCAAAGCTACATCAGCAAAAATGGCGATACGGTGCAGAAATTCACCAATGCGGTCCAGCGGGCCCAGCTATGGGTAAACGAGCACAGCGCTGAGGAAATCGCCGATGCGGTTATGCCGTATTTTGAGAACACGGACCTGGGAATTGTCGTTTCTGCTATCAAGCGCTACAAGGAGCAGGACACGTATGCTGTGAACCCTATTATAGAAGAGACAGAATGGAACAATCTGCTGGACGTCATTGAAAATGCCGGTGAGCTGCAGGAGCGGATTCCGCCGGCCAAGATTGTGGATAACAGCTTCGCCGAGCAGGCGGAAGCCAATATTACAACTTCTTCAGGGAAATGA
- a CDS encoding GNAT family N-acetyltransferase: MIRRLYEADRERLMELTGHNPSINLFIIGDVENFGFEQEFMELWGECDSADGPLRAVMLRFYSSYLTYADGDFDTEGFAELVRKDAGAEMISGDAGIVQAFRGKVPVREEKQMLFAELKQMNEQISSAAAAPLIIQKATAHDVEAICTLTDQIQEFAASAGDSRRSLRNALESNTGRTYFAMQDGKVIASASTTAENSLSAMIVAVATHPEHRGRGLATRITAELCAALLAEGKSLCLFYNNPQAGLIYKKLGFEDIGSWAMMYLDKQH; this comes from the coding sequence ATGATACGCAGACTGTACGAGGCTGACCGGGAAAGGCTCATGGAGCTGACAGGCCACAATCCGTCTATTAATCTTTTTATTATCGGGGATGTGGAAAATTTCGGATTTGAACAGGAGTTTATGGAGCTGTGGGGGGAATGCGATTCAGCGGACGGGCCTCTGCGGGCTGTCATGCTGCGTTTTTACAGCAGTTATCTGACTTATGCGGATGGAGATTTTGACACGGAGGGTTTTGCAGAGCTGGTGCGCAAGGACGCCGGGGCTGAGATGATCTCGGGCGATGCCGGAATTGTTCAGGCTTTTAGAGGGAAGGTTCCGGTCCGTGAGGAAAAGCAGATGCTGTTCGCTGAGCTGAAGCAAATGAACGAACAGATCTCTTCTGCAGCCGCTGCCCCGCTGATTATTCAAAAAGCAACGGCCCATGATGTCGAGGCTATCTGTACGCTGACCGATCAGATTCAGGAATTTGCCGCAAGCGCAGGGGATTCGCGCAGAAGTCTGCGCAATGCCCTTGAAAGCAACACCGGCCGCACTTATTTCGCCATGCAGGACGGCAAAGTCATCGCCTCAGCCTCGACTACTGCCGAAAACTCCCTATCAGCTATGATCGTCGCTGTCGCCACCCATCCGGAGCACCGGGGCCGGGGGCTGGCTACCCGCATTACAGCTGAACTGTGCGCCGCTCTGCTGGCCGAGGGCAAATCGCTGTGCCTGTTCTACAACAATCCCCAGGCCGGTCTGATCTACAAAAAGCTGGGCTTCGAAGATATCGGCTCCTGGGCGATGATGTATCTGGATAAGCAGCACTAA
- a CDS encoding HD-GYP domain-containing protein, translating into MNINNEQYLGKQLAANLFNHKGVFVLPAMTLLNSDHIRLIGQHRIMLEPQDVVQVDSAAFYQIAVDDCTAAMEGIFEQLRYNKSKRLPMIELRNEVIPFIQQVSEKNDFYGILAALQPKDDYTYRHNVAVGILSTLLGMWLKLKPEELGMLTIAATLHDIGKIMIPSDILHKTGPLDAEETALMRKHTTYGYEMIRDTVGTNHMQALVALQHHERMDGSGYPFGVLGHRITDFSKIVAVADIFHAMTSERLYRPAAPLYEVLRQMEDDVFGKLDPYICRVFINKLMQSMLGNDVVLTDGRTGKIILILAHDPLRPLVNIGEDFLDLSRHRDLGIVKVIPQ; encoded by the coding sequence ATGAACATCAATAATGAACAATATCTCGGCAAGCAGCTAGCAGCTAATCTTTTCAATCATAAGGGCGTATTCGTCTTACCCGCAATGACACTGCTGAACAGCGACCATATCCGTTTGATCGGCCAGCACAGAATTATGCTCGAGCCTCAGGATGTAGTGCAGGTTGACAGTGCTGCCTTTTACCAGATTGCAGTGGATGATTGTACTGCAGCAATGGAGGGGATTTTTGAACAGCTCCGCTATAACAAAAGCAAACGTTTACCGATGATTGAGCTCAGAAATGAAGTTATTCCTTTTATCCAGCAGGTTAGTGAGAAGAACGATTTCTATGGCATACTGGCTGCACTCCAGCCGAAGGACGATTATACATACAGGCATAATGTTGCGGTGGGTATCCTGTCCACGCTGCTCGGCATGTGGCTCAAGCTGAAGCCGGAGGAGCTTGGCATGCTGACGATTGCCGCGACGCTGCATGACATCGGCAAAATTATGATTCCGTCAGACATTCTACACAAAACCGGTCCGCTGGATGCGGAAGAGACGGCACTGATGAGAAAGCATACCACCTATGGCTATGAGATGATTAGAGACACTGTAGGCACGAATCACATGCAGGCGCTTGTTGCGCTGCAGCATCATGAGCGCATGGACGGCAGCGGCTATCCGTTCGGCGTATTGGGACACCGGATTACGGATTTCAGCAAAATCGTGGCCGTTGCGGATATTTTTCATGCGATGACCTCGGAACGGCTCTACCGTCCGGCTGCGCCGCTGTATGAGGTGCTCAGGCAGATGGAGGATGATGTGTTCGGCAAGCTCGATCCCTATATCTGCAGAGTGTTCATCAATAAGCTGATGCAGTCCATGCTCGGCAATGATGTAGTGCTTACGGACGGCCGGACCGGCAAAATCATCCTGATTCTCGCCCACGACCCGCTGCGTCCGCTGGTGAACATCGGCGAGGATTTCCTGGATCTGAGCAGACACCGGGATCTGGGGATTGTAAAGGTGATTCCGCAGTAG